TACAATGCTGGATCGGCTTCTTTCATTCTTAAAATGAACGGGTTATTCGCTTCTCTTTTCGCATCATAAATTGCGAACGCTCCTCTTTCTTTCGCCATTTCTACGGATGAACGATAAGCCGCCAAAGCCAAAGTTTTATGAACCAATGTTGAGAATTCATTTCCTTCCTTACTTCCATATTGAATTCCTAAAGCAGCCAACATATCGCCTTCCGCCGTAATTCCAACGCCGGTTCTTCGCCCTTCAATTGTTTTGTGACGGATTTTTGTCCAAAGATTTTTCTCTGTTGCTTTTATTTCTTCACCTTCCGGATCGGATTCAATCTTCGCAAGAATCGCATCGATTTTTTCAATTTCCAAATCGATGATATCATCCATCATTCTTTGGGCATAACCAACGTGCTCTTTGAATAATTCAAAATTAAATTTCGCTTTTTTCGTGAACGGATTTTCAACGTACGAGAAAAGATTCACCGCCAACAATCGGCAAGAATCATACGGACACAAAGGAATTTCGCCACACGGATTGGTGGAAACCGTTTCATAGCCAAGATCGGCATAACAATCCGGCAAAGATTCATTAATAATGGTATCCCAGAAAAGAATTCCAGGTTCCGCAGATTTCCAGGCGTTGTGAATAATTTTATTCCAAAGATCTGTTGCTCTTATTTCCTTTTGAAACTTCGGATTTGCACTGTGAATAGGATATTTCTGAATATAATTTTCTTTATTGACAACGGCTTTCATAAACTCGTCATCAATTCTCACGGAAATATTGGCTCCTGTAATTTTTCCCTGCTCCAATTTTGCATCAACAAAATCTTCAGAATCCGGATGATTTACAGACACAGAAAGCATCAAAGCACCTCGTCTTCCATCTTGCGCAACTTCGCGCGTCGAGTTAGAATATCTTTCCATAAACGGAACCAAACCAGTAGAAGTCAAAGCAGAATTCTTTACCGCAGAACCTTTCGGACGAATATGCGACAAGTCGTGTCCAACTCCACCACGGCGTTTCATCAATTGAACTTGCTCTTCGTCAATCTTCATAATGCTTCCGTAAGAATCACTTTGCGTTCCGCTGCCGATTACAAAACAATTAGAAAGTGAAGCAATCTGAAAATCATTCCCAATTCCCGTCATCGGACTTCCTTGTGGAATGATATATTTGAATTTTTTAATAAGATCGAAAACCTTTTCTTCTGAAAGTGCATTTGGATATTTCGCTTCAACTCTGGCAATTTCGGACGCAATCCGGTGATGCATATCGTGCGGATTTTGTTCGTAAATATTACCTTCTGAATCTTTTAAGGCATATTTACTCACCCAAACTTTGGCTGCTAAATCGTCACCTTCGAAATATTGTAAAGAAGATTGAATTGCTTCATCGTACGTATAAGTTTTTATTTTTTTTGCTAAGGCAGTTGCTTCCATAATTATTTTTTTGACGAAATAAATATACAGAAGTATCTTCTAATAAAAAATTGTTTACAAATAATTTAATTTAAAACAATGATTATCAGCTTAATAAATATTTTAGAAATATGAAAAGTTTACAAATAATAAAATTTTAATATGATTTAAATCACAATTTCTTTAAAAATATTTTCATATTTATCCAGAATAATTTCTTTCGAAAAGCGAGAGGAAATAGAGTTTTTGATGGCTGCAGAATTGTGATTATGTTGGAGACTCCGCAATATGTTACCAGCGAATTCCTCATGATTTTCAATATTAGAAATCTCCCCATTCATTCCAGGTTGAATAATTTCTGTAATTCCACCCGGACAATTATTCGCCAAAGAATAAGTTCCGCACGCGCCGGCTTCCAACAAAACATTTGGAAAACCTTCGTAACGGGAAGAAAGAATAAACAAATCTGCGAACTTTAAAAACTGATAAGGATTTCTTTGCTGTCCATGAAAGATAACATTCTCTAATCCCAAATCTTTTTTCATTTGACGAAGCAATTCTTTATCTCGTCCATCTCCTAAAATATGAAGCAATAATTTTTCATCTTTTAAATGAGAGAAAACTTTAAGCAAATTATCAAAGCCTTTCCTGGCAGATAGATTCCCGATAGCAACGATATTTTTAAAATCATCTTTAAAAGATCCCGGCTTTTCTGAAGTTGCTAATTTTTCATTAATAAATTCAAAATCAACCGGATTATTAATCTTAATCAGTTTCTCTTTTTTGATTTTAAAATTCTCAATCAGATCATTTTGCATATCGTCGCTTTGACAAATAATCTTATCGTAGTTATTGTAGAATTTATAAAAAAATCGGATTTCTTTTCGGGTAACGTGTTTAGAAACTACATTTGTTTCTCTGGCAATGAATTTTGTTTTTGTGAAAAACCTGATAAATAAAGACAGATATGCATTGACCTCACCGAATCCACTAAAAACGATATCGGGTTTTCGTTTGCGAATCTCCTTTAAAATTGGTTTTAAAGAATGACGAATTCGGGGAGTTTTAATATCAATAATTTCCACATCATCTTTTAAAAATTCCAGAT
This DNA window, taken from Kaistella carnis, encodes the following:
- a CDS encoding glycosyltransferase, producing the protein MKKISILFILPDLETGGAERIVTTIANNLPRERFEPKILLLRKEGGYLEFLKDDVEIIDIKTPRIRHSLKPILKEIRKRKPDIVFSGFGEVNAYLSLFIRFFTKTKFIARETNVVSKHVTRKEIRFFYKFYNNYDKIICQSDDMQNDLIENFKIKKEKLIKINNPVDFEFINEKLATSEKPGSFKDDFKNIVAIGNLSARKGFDNLLKVFSHLKDEKLLLHILGDGRDKELLRQMKKDLGLENVIFHGQQRNPYQFLKFADLFILSSRYEGFPNVLLEAGACGTYSLANNCPGGITEIIQPGMNGEISNIENHEEFAGNILRSLQHNHNSAAIKNSISSRFSKEIILDKYENIFKEIVI
- a CDS encoding adenosylcobalamin-dependent ribonucleoside-diphosphate reductase, whose amino-acid sequence is MEATALAKKIKTYTYDEAIQSSLQYFEGDDLAAKVWVSKYALKDSEGNIYEQNPHDMHHRIASEIARVEAKYPNALSEEKVFDLIKKFKYIIPQGSPMTGIGNDFQIASLSNCFVIGSGTQSDSYGSIMKIDEEQVQLMKRRGGVGHDLSHIRPKGSAVKNSALTSTGLVPFMERYSNSTREVAQDGRRGALMLSVSVNHPDSEDFVDAKLEQGKITGANISVRIDDEFMKAVVNKENYIQKYPIHSANPKFQKEIRATDLWNKIIHNAWKSAEPGILFWDTIINESLPDCYADLGYETVSTNPCGEIPLCPYDSCRLLAVNLFSYVENPFTKKAKFNFELFKEHVGYAQRMMDDIIDLEIEKIDAILAKIESDPEGEEIKATEKNLWTKIRHKTIEGRRTGVGITAEGDMLAALGIQYGSKEGNEFSTLVHKTLALAAYRSSVEMAKERGAFAIYDAKREANNPFILRMKEADPALYEDLKKYGRRNIALLTIAPTGSTSLMSQTSSGIEPVFMPVYKRRRKVNPNDQDIRVDFVDEVGDSWEEYLVLHHRFKEWMEVNGIDTDKNYSQEELNKIIEQSPYYKATSNDVDWLSKVEMQGSIQKWVDHSISVTINVPNDATEELVNQLYIKAWEVGCKGVTVYRDGSRSGVLISADDKKEEKAEMITSVFPTKRPHVLEADVVRFQNNKEKWIAFVGLIEGKPYEIFTGLADDEEGISIPRWVNDGVIIKNQDENGKSRYDFQFKNQRGYKTTIEGLSHKFKPEFWNYAKLISGTLRHGMPIENAVELINRLELDSESINNWKAGVARALKRYIADGTEATGKCSSCGSDQVVYQEGCLTCKNCGNSKCG